In Candidatus Brocadiaceae bacterium, one DNA window encodes the following:
- a CDS encoding DNA topoisomerase VI subunit B — translation MTAADMALQQREISISEFFTKNRHLLGFDNPRRALLTTVKEAVDNSLDACEESGTLPEVSVDIRQTNGDERFTVCVRDNGPGIVKEQIPRIFGKLLYGSKFHRLKMSRGQQGIGISAAGMYGHLTTGRPVAITSRTAPDQPAHYYQVAINTKVNEPAILKEATIDWEHGRGTEVVIELEGIYQRGLWSVDEYLEQTATANPHVQIVYSAPDGKRTVLERAADVLPQEPREIKPHPYGIELGMLIKMLQETGSNTLQGFLHSDFSRVSRANALEICRRAGVYENARPRRIAQQEADSLLAAIRDTKLMNPPMDCISPIGKDLIEAGMRKHFAADFYACVTRPPTVYRGIPFLVEAGLAYGGEMKEGTSAKLMRFANRVPLLYNTGACVISQAIAHANWRQYGVDQSNGSLPTGPLLILVHVASPWVPFTSESKEAIASYPEIEREIVLALQECARGLRRYISGRRRHLEEQRRREYISTYIDHIGEALQEILAFDDGRKRLLVENLGEILRKARGG, via the coding sequence CTGACGGCGGCCGACATGGCCCTGCAGCAGCGGGAGATCAGCATCAGCGAGTTCTTCACGAAGAACCGCCACCTGCTCGGCTTCGACAACCCCCGCCGCGCCCTGCTGACCACCGTCAAGGAAGCGGTCGACAACTCCCTGGACGCCTGCGAGGAGTCCGGCACGCTCCCCGAGGTGTCCGTGGACATCCGCCAGACCAACGGCGACGAGCGGTTCACGGTCTGCGTGCGCGACAACGGCCCGGGAATCGTCAAGGAGCAGATTCCCCGCATCTTCGGCAAGCTCCTCTACGGCAGCAAGTTCCACCGCCTGAAGATGAGCCGCGGCCAGCAGGGCATCGGCATCAGCGCCGCCGGCATGTACGGCCATCTGACCACCGGCCGGCCCGTCGCCATCACCAGCCGCACCGCCCCGGACCAGCCGGCCCACTACTACCAGGTCGCCATCAACACGAAGGTGAACGAGCCGGCCATCCTGAAGGAAGCCACCATCGACTGGGAGCACGGCCGCGGCACCGAGGTGGTCATCGAGCTGGAGGGCATCTACCAGCGCGGCCTCTGGAGCGTCGACGAGTACCTGGAGCAGACCGCCACCGCCAACCCCCACGTGCAGATTGTGTACTCGGCCCCGGACGGCAAGCGGACGGTGCTGGAGCGCGCGGCCGACGTCCTTCCGCAGGAACCCCGCGAGATCAAGCCGCACCCGTACGGCATCGAACTGGGCATGCTGATCAAGATGCTGCAGGAGACCGGGTCCAACACCCTCCAGGGCTTCCTCCACAGCGATTTCAGCCGGGTCAGCCGCGCCAACGCCCTGGAGATCTGCCGGCGCGCGGGTGTCTACGAGAACGCCCGCCCGCGCCGAATCGCCCAGCAGGAGGCCGACAGCCTGCTGGCCGCCATCCGCGACACGAAGCTGATGAACCCGCCGATGGACTGCATCTCGCCCATCGGGAAGGACCTGATCGAAGCGGGCATGAGGAAGCACTTCGCGGCGGACTTCTACGCCTGCGTCACCCGGCCGCCGACCGTCTACCGCGGCATTCCCTTCCTGGTCGAGGCCGGCCTCGCCTACGGCGGCGAGATGAAGGAGGGCACCTCGGCCAAGCTCATGCGGTTCGCCAACCGCGTGCCCCTGCTCTACAACACGGGCGCCTGCGTCATCAGCCAGGCCATCGCGCACGCCAACTGGCGCCAGTACGGCGTCGATCAGTCCAACGGCAGTCTGCCGACCGGCCCCCTGCTGATCCTGGTCCACGTGGCCAGCCCGTGGGTGCCCTTCACCAGCGAGAGCAAGGAGGCCATCGCCTCCTACCCCGAGATCGAACGCGAGATCGTGCTGGCCCTGCAGGAATGCGCGCGCGGGCTGCGACGCTACATCAGCGGCCGCCGCCGGCACCTCGAAGAGCAGCGCCGACGCGAGTACATCAGCACGTACATCGACCACATCGGCGAGGCGCTGCAGGAGATCCTGGCCTTCGACGACGGCCGCAAGCGGCTGCTGGTCGAGAACCTGGGCGAGATCCTCAGGAAGGCCCGCGGCGGGTAG
- a CDS encoding prepilin-type N-terminal cleavage/methylation domain-containing protein encodes MKRGFTALELVVVLVIVAILGAMLVPMLDQARTEAVRTKCLGRIRQVALAFEMYQMGHQGEWPSARLSVCPQRPDGADPTASLAVLYPEYASKTYLFQCPAAGDVVILNDEGNDFRNCEHFDVPPGTRVARGEPDGRRPPYPPSYFYDCAGPGSAPIPRDAPPTRVVYGDECVHGYWEDDSGKGFWLGQNNHPAEGGSFLFADKHVAWLPVEWTGAPYKKGASEPYVPNLQARGGVAGGLVIYQDTNVFADDTPGDDPDIDADLAGMMWVGAQWLEF; translated from the coding sequence ATGAAGCGCGGATTCACGGCGCTGGAGCTGGTCGTCGTGCTGGTGATCGTCGCCATCCTGGGCGCGATGCTCGTGCCGATGCTCGATCAGGCGCGCACCGAGGCGGTGCGCACCAAGTGCCTGGGGCGCATCCGCCAGGTGGCCCTGGCCTTCGAGATGTACCAGATGGGCCACCAGGGGGAGTGGCCGTCGGCGCGCCTGAGCGTGTGCCCGCAGCGGCCCGACGGCGCCGATCCCACCGCCTCCCTGGCCGTGCTCTACCCCGAGTACGCCTCCAAGACCTACCTGTTCCAGTGCCCCGCTGCGGGCGACGTCGTGATCCTGAACGACGAGGGCAACGACTTCCGGAACTGCGAGCACTTCGACGTGCCGCCGGGCACCCGGGTCGCGCGCGGCGAGCCGGACGGGAGACGGCCGCCGTATCCGCCCAGCTACTTCTACGACTGCGCCGGGCCCGGCAGCGCCCCCATCCCTCGCGACGCCCCGCCGACGCGCGTGGTCTACGGCGACGAGTGCGTCCACGGCTACTGGGAGGACGACAGCGGCAAGGGGTTCTGGCTCGGGCAGAACAACCATCCGGCCGAAGGCGGCAGCTTCCTGTTCGCCGACAAGCACGTGGCATGGCTGCCGGTGGAGTGGACGGGCGCGCCGTACAAGAAGGGCGCCTCGGAGCCGTACGTGCCCAACCTGCAGGCCAGGGGCGGCGTGGCCGGCGGCCTGGTCATCTACCAGGACACCAACGTTTTCGCCGACGACACTCCGGGCGACGACCCCGACATCGATGCCGACCTGGCCGGCATGATGTGGGTGGGAGCGCAGTGGCTGGAGTTCTGA
- the thiD gene encoding bifunctional hydroxymethylpyrimidine kinase/phosphomethylpyrimidine kinase, which produces MIPRVLTIAGSDSGGGAGIQADLKTITALGAFGTSAITALTAQNTCGVRRVMSVEPAFVADQIDMVLEDIGTDAAKTGMLAGRPVLEAVADRVRVHAIRPLVVDPVMVAESGAHLLEDDARAAMRDVMLPLAEVATPNLPEAEVLTGMRIGDVPTMKEAARRLHGFGCRWVLVKGGHLCGDPVDVLFDGHGFLEVRRPRVPTPNRHGTGCTYSAAIATGLAWGLAVPAAVEWARDAVQAGLQAALDVGRCSGPLGHGALFGRPRPR; this is translated from the coding sequence ATGATCCCCCGTGTGCTCACCATCGCCGGCAGCGACAGCGGCGGAGGGGCCGGCATCCAGGCCGACCTGAAGACCATCACCGCCCTCGGCGCCTTCGGCACCAGCGCCATCACAGCCCTGACGGCGCAGAACACCTGCGGCGTCCGGCGAGTCATGTCCGTGGAGCCCGCGTTCGTGGCCGACCAGATCGACATGGTCCTGGAGGACATCGGCACCGACGCGGCCAAGACGGGCATGCTGGCGGGGCGCCCCGTTCTGGAAGCCGTGGCCGACCGCGTGCGCGTGCACGCGATCCGGCCGCTCGTGGTGGACCCCGTCATGGTGGCCGAGAGCGGCGCCCACCTGCTGGAGGACGACGCGCGGGCTGCCATGCGCGACGTGATGCTGCCCCTGGCGGAGGTGGCGACGCCGAACCTGCCCGAGGCGGAGGTCCTGACGGGGATGCGCATCGGGGACGTGCCGACGATGAAGGAGGCGGCCCGGCGTCTGCACGGGTTCGGCTGCCGCTGGGTGCTCGTCAAGGGCGGTCATCTGTGCGGCGACCCGGTGGACGTGCTGTTCGACGGGCACGGCTTCCTGGAGGTGCGGCGGCCGCGCGTGCCCACGCCCAACCGCCACGGCACCGGCTGCACGTATTCGGCGGCCATCGCCACGGGGCTGGCCTGGGGGCTGGCCGTGCCCGCCGCCGTGGAGTGGGCGCGCGACGCCGTGCAGGCCGGCCTGCAGGCGGCCCTGGACGTGGGCCGGTGCTCGGGGCCGCTGGGGCATGGGGCCCTGTTCGGGCGGCCCCGCCCCCGGTGA
- a CDS encoding aspartate kinase produces MALVVQKFGGSSLATADKVLNAARRAVAEFEAGHQVLMVCSAQGKMTDELIERARRIHAEPSRREVDMLLAVGEQMSISLMAIALHSMGYEAISLTGAQAGIRTDNLFGKAKIRTIDTSRVRRELDKGQIVIVAGFQGADEEGNITTIGRGGSDATAIALAAVLGAARCEIFTDVDGIYTADPRIVSSAAWIRQIDYDELLELASLGLKAMQSRAVELAKRLGVSFRVRSSLNNSEGTLVTHVTGEMEFVDVRAAALDRNQAKITIRHVPDTPGVAATIFSDLGREHVNVDMIVQNVGEGGMTDVSFTVEQTDLARAIRVTSALAERIGAGAVESDEEVAKVSVVGIGMRSHSGVAEKMFRALAEAMINIMMISTSEIKISCVVEAARAEDALRVVHDAFDLKQGTLSHHG; encoded by the coding sequence ATGGCTCTTGTAGTGCAGAAATTCGGCGGCAGTTCGCTGGCCACGGCCGACAAGGTGCTCAACGCCGCACGGCGCGCCGTGGCTGAGTTCGAGGCCGGACACCAGGTGCTGATGGTCTGCAGCGCGCAGGGCAAGATGACCGACGAGCTGATCGAGCGCGCCCGGCGCATCCACGCCGAACCCAGCCGGCGGGAGGTGGACATGCTCCTGGCGGTCGGAGAGCAGATGTCGATCTCGCTGATGGCCATCGCCCTGCACAGCATGGGTTACGAGGCGATCAGCCTGACGGGCGCCCAGGCAGGCATCCGCACCGACAACCTCTTCGGCAAGGCGAAGATCCGGACCATCGACACCTCGCGGGTGCGCCGCGAGCTGGACAAGGGCCAGATCGTCATCGTGGCCGGCTTCCAGGGCGCCGACGAGGAAGGGAACATCACGACGATCGGCCGCGGCGGGTCCGATGCGACCGCCATCGCGCTGGCCGCCGTTCTGGGCGCCGCCCGCTGCGAGATCTTCACGGACGTCGACGGCATCTACACGGCCGATCCGCGGATCGTCTCGAGCGCCGCATGGATCCGGCAGATCGATTACGATGAACTGCTCGAGCTGGCCAGCCTCGGCCTCAAGGCGATGCAGAGCCGGGCGGTGGAACTGGCCAAGCGGCTCGGCGTATCCTTTCGGGTACGTTCGAGCCTGAACAACTCGGAGGGAACCCTCGTGACCCACGTCACCGGCGAAATGGAATTCGTGGACGTGCGCGCGGCCGCCCTGGACCGCAATCAGGCCAAGATCACCATCCGCCACGTGCCCGACACGCCGGGGGTCGCCGCCACGATCTTCAGCGACCTCGGCCGCGAGCACGTCAACGTCGACATGATCGTGCAGAACGTGGGCGAAGGGGGGATGACGGACGTGAGCTTCACCGTGGAACAGACCGATCTGGCGCGGGCGATCCGGGTGACGAGCGCCCTGGCGGAGAGGATCGGCGCAGGGGCGGTGGAGAGCGATGAGGAGGTCGCAAAGGTCAGCGTCGTCGGAATCGGCATGCGCAGCCACAGCGGCGTGGCCGAGAAGATGTTCCGCGCGCTGGCCGAAGCCATGATTAACATCATGATGATCAGCACGTCGGAGATCAAGATTTCCTGCGTCGTGGAGGCCGCGCGCGCCGAAGACGCGCTGCGCGTCGTGCACGATGCCTTCGATCTGAAACAAGGAACGCTGAGTCATCATGGGTAA